Genomic DNA from Thermopolyspora flexuosa:
GAGGCCGCGCCGGGGGAGCAACGCCGCACGGGCCAGGAACCAGGCGAACAGCACGCCGGCCCACGGGCTCAGGTACGCGGCGGCGGCGAACGCGACCACGTGGTAGGCGATCGACCAGCGATGGTAGGCGGCGTTGCCGCGCTCGCGGATCATGGTCTTCACGTACGGCACGGTGCCGATGAAGTACGCCGCGCACAGCAGGAACGGGACGAGGACCGCGGACGGCGGCGTATCGGCGATGGTGGCCACGACGAAGACCATGAGGCAGCTCTCGGCGACCGAGGCGAGGTCGTTGCCGAGGTCGCGTTCCCGGCGCCGCCAGGCGTACCAGGCGTTGATCGCGAAGAGCACGGCGTAGGCCGGGGCGTACCAGAGCACGCCCGGCGCGGCGATCACGACGACGAGCAGCAGCGGCACGGAGATCAGGCCGTACACGAGGAGCTGGTCGCGGTATCGCCGGGGGCGGCGGGACTTGAGGGCCTGGAACACGAAGTAGGACAGCAGGTAGCCGCCGATCCAGGCGCCGAGCAGGGGCAGGGCGGGCCAGCGGAACCCGGCGGTGACGAGCCCGGCCAGGTACGGCACGGCGAGCATGGCCCATGCGCCGTGCTGGGGTGGCACGAACCGCCGCCGTCGGCGTCCCGCCGGGCGGCGTTCCGCCCTGCCGGTCAC
This window encodes:
- a CDS encoding YwiC-like family protein, which gives rise to MDDAATVTGRAERRPAGRRRRRFVPPQHGAWAMLAVPYLAGLVTAGFRWPALPLLGAWIGGYLLSYFVFQALKSRRPRRYRDQLLVYGLISVPLLLVVVIAAPGVLWYAPAYAVLFAINAWYAWRRRERDLGNDLASVAESCLMVFVVATIADTPPSAVLVPFLLCAAYFIGTVPYVKTMIRERGNAAYHRWSIAYHVVAFAAAAYLSPWAGVLFAWFLARAALLPRRGLTPKQIGITEIVNSVLLLTCIALI